A portion of the Callithrix jacchus isolate 240 chromosome 13, calJac240_pri, whole genome shotgun sequence genome contains these proteins:
- the LOC103787629 gene encoding LOW QUALITY PROTEIN: keratin, type II cytoskeletal 7 (The sequence of the model RefSeq protein was modified relative to this genomic sequence to represent the inferred CDS: substituted 1 base at 1 genomic stop codon) produces MSIHFSSPLFSSRXAGFSGRGAQVRLSSARPGGFSGSSLYGLGSSRPRVAMRSAYGVPVGAGIREVTINQSLLVPLRLDTDTSLQRVLQEEREQIKTLNKFASFIDKVPFLEQQNKLLETKWALLQEQKSAKSSHLPDIFEAQIAGLRGQLEVLQVDGGCLEVELRSMQDVVEDFKNKYADEINCRTAAESKFVVLKKDVDAAYMSKVELEAKVVALNDEINFLRTLHEMELTELQSQISDRSVVLSMDNSLSLDLDSIIAEVKAQYEEMAKCSRAEAEAWYQTKFETLQAQAGKHGDNLWNTRKESAEMNRAIQRLQAEIDAMKNQRAKLEATIAEAEEHGELAFKDARAKQEELEAALQRAKQDMARQLREYQELMSVKLALEIKIATYCKLLEGQESRLAGDGVGAVNISVVNSTGGSGSGSGSGGGIGLSFGGTMGSNALSFSSSAGPGPLKAYSIRTASTSRRSTRKSAASHPSIPPATTHSPRKIPLPASHACFQEGETVWKVMSE; encoded by the coding sequence ATGTCCATCCACTTCAGCTCCCCGCTGTTCAGCTCGCGCTAGGCCGGCTTCTCCGGCCGCGGCGCCCAGGTGCGCCTGAGCTCCGCGCGCCCCGGTGGCTTCAGCGGCAGCAGCCTCTATGGCCTGGGCTCCTCGCGGCCGCGCGTGGCCATGCGTTCCGCCTATGGGGTCCCGGTAGGCGCCGGCATCCGCGAGGTCAccatcaaccagagcctgctggTCCCGCTGCGGCTGGACACCGACACCTCCCTCCAGCGAGTGCTCCAGGAGGAGCGtgagcagatcaagaccctcaacaagTTCGCCTCCTTCATCGACAAGGTGCCTTttctggagcagcagaacaagctGCTGGAGACCAAGTGGGCGCTGCTGCAGGAGCAGAAGTCAGCCAAGAGCAGCCATCTCCCAGACATCTTTGAGGCCCAGATTGCTGGCCTTAGGGGGCAGCTTGAGGTGCTGCAGGTGGATGGGGGCTGCCTGGAGGTGGAGCTGCGGAGCATGCAGGATgtggtggaggacttcaagaatAAGTACGCAGATGAAATTAACTGCCGCACGGCTGCTGAGAGTAAGTTTGTGGTGCTGAAGAAGGATGTGGATGCTGCCTACATGAGcaaggtggagctggaggccaaggtggtcgcCCTGAATGAtgagatcaacttcctcaggACCCTCCATGAGATGGAGTTGACagagctgcagtcccagatctcAGACAGatctgtggtgctgtccatggacaacagtCTCTCCCTGGACCTGGACAGCATCATTGCTGAGGTCAAGGCTCAGTATGAGGAGATGGCCAAATGCAGCCGGGCTGAGGCTGAAGCCTGGTACCAGACCAAGTTTGAGACCCTCCAGGCCCAGGCTGGGAAGCATGGGGACAACCTCTGGAATACCCGGAAAGAGAGTGCAGAGATGAACCGGGCCATCCAGAGGCTGCAGGCTGAGATTGACGCCATGAAGAACCAGCGTGCCAAGTTGgaggccaccattgctgaggctgaAGAGCACGGGGAGCTGGCATTTAAGGATGCTCGTGCCAagcaggaggagctggaggcagcCCTGCAGCGagccaagcaggacatggcacggcagctgcgtgagtaccaggagctgatgagCGTCAAGCTGGCCCTGGAGATCAAGATTGCCACGTACTGCAAGCTGCTGGAGGGCCAGGAAAGCCGGTTGGCCGGAGATGGAGTGGGAGCCGTGAATATCTCTGTGGTGAATTCCACTGGAGGCAGTGgtagtggcagtggcagtggcggTGGCATTGGGCTGAGCTTCGGGGGAACCATGGGCAGCAATGCGCTGAGCTTCTCCAGCAGTGCGGGTCCTGGGCCCCTGAAGGCTTATTCCATCCGGACCGCATCCACCAGTCGCAGGAGCACCCGCAAATCAGCTGCCTCCCACCCCTCCATTCCCCCAGCCACTACCCACAGTCCCAGGAAGattcccctccctgcctcccatgCCTGTTTCCAAGAGGGTGAGACAGTCTGGAAAGTGATGTCAGAATAG